One Maribacter dokdonensis DSW-8 genomic region harbors:
- a CDS encoding UDP-3-O-(3-hydroxymyristoyl)glucosamine N-acyltransferase has translation MKFPTTFSLKQIAEIISSEYVGQDDFPVLGMNEIHVVEPGDIVFVDHPKYYDKALESKATIILINKQVDCPNGKALLISDDPFRDFNKLTTFFQPFVPSSQSIAATAKIGKDTVIQPNTFVGNNVVIGENCIIHSNVTIYDNCLIGDNVTIHAGTVLGADAFYYKKRPEGFDKLISGGRVVLEDNVDIGALCTIDRGVSGDTTIGYGTKLDNQVHVGHDTVIGKKCLIASQTGIAGCVIIEDEVTLWGQVGTNSGITIGAKAVIMGQTGVTKSVKGGKSYFGTPIEESREKLKQLAYLKQIPEIIKKIDKK, from the coding sequence TTGAAATTTCCTACTACTTTTTCGTTAAAACAGATTGCAGAGATAATCTCTAGTGAATATGTTGGGCAAGATGATTTTCCTGTGTTGGGCATGAACGAGATTCATGTTGTGGAACCAGGGGATATTGTATTCGTAGACCACCCAAAGTATTATGATAAGGCTTTGGAGTCCAAGGCTACTATCATTTTAATCAATAAGCAAGTAGATTGTCCAAACGGAAAAGCATTATTGATTTCTGATGACCCATTTAGGGACTTCAATAAGCTTACCACGTTCTTTCAACCATTTGTGCCAAGCAGTCAATCAATTGCCGCAACTGCAAAAATTGGAAAGGATACTGTTATACAACCCAATACTTTTGTTGGTAACAATGTTGTAATAGGAGAGAATTGTATAATTCACTCAAACGTAACAATTTATGATAATTGCTTAATTGGTGATAATGTTACCATACATGCAGGCACTGTTTTAGGTGCTGATGCCTTTTATTATAAAAAGCGCCCAGAAGGTTTTGATAAATTAATTTCGGGCGGTAGGGTAGTACTTGAGGATAATGTTGATATTGGTGCGCTTTGTACCATTGATAGAGGCGTTTCGGGTGATACGACAATTGGTTACGGAACAAAGTTGGACAATCAAGTTCATGTAGGCCATGATACGGTTATTGGTAAAAAGTGCTTAATTGCCTCTCAAACGGGTATTGCCGGTTGTGTTATTATTGAAGATGAAGTGACTTTGTGGGGACAAGTTGGTACCAATAGTGGAATTACCATAGGTGCCAAAGCTGTAATTATGGGGCAAACAGGAGTAACAAAATCTGTAAAAGGAGGTAAGAGCTACTTTGGTACGCCAATAGAGGAATCTCGTGAAAAGCTAAAGCAATTGGCCTATTTAAAGCAGATTCCAGAAATAATTAAAAAAATAGATAAGAAATAG
- the fabG gene encoding 3-oxoacyl-[acyl-carrier-protein] reductase, with amino-acid sequence MKLLEDKNVIITGASRGIGMGIAQVFADHGANVAFTYSSSEAPALALEKELTEKGVKAKAYKSNAASFQEAEELVAKVLEDFDGRIDVLINNAGITKDNLLMRMSEADFDAVIDINLKSVFNMTKAVQRTLLKQRKGSIINMSSVVGVKGNAGQTNYAASKAGMIGFTKSVALELGSRNIRCNAIAPGFIETEMTDKLDEKTVQGWRDGIPLKRGGSTEDIANACLYFASDLSSYVTGQVLNVDGGMLT; translated from the coding sequence ATGAAATTATTAGAAGATAAAAACGTAATTATAACAGGGGCTAGCAGAGGAATTGGTATGGGTATAGCCCAAGTTTTTGCGGATCATGGAGCAAATGTTGCATTTACATATAGTTCTAGTGAAGCTCCTGCATTAGCGTTAGAAAAGGAATTAACAGAGAAAGGCGTTAAGGCAAAAGCCTATAAAAGTAATGCTGCCAGTTTTCAAGAAGCTGAAGAGCTGGTTGCTAAAGTACTAGAAGATTTTGATGGAAGAATTGATGTGTTGATCAACAACGCAGGTATCACTAAAGATAATCTTTTAATGCGCATGTCAGAAGCAGATTTTGATGCTGTCATAGATATCAACTTGAAATCTGTTTTTAACATGACCAAAGCCGTACAAAGAACTTTGTTGAAACAACGTAAAGGTTCTATCATTAATATGAGTAGTGTGGTTGGGGTAAAAGGTAATGCAGGTCAAACCAATTACGCTGCATCTAAGGCAGGTATGATTGGTTTTACTAAATCTGTTGCATTGGAATTAGGCTCTAGAAATATTAGATGTAACGCTATTGCACCAGGATTCATTGAAACAGAAATGACCGATAAATTGGATGAAAAAACGGTTCAAGGATGGAGAGACGGTATTCCGTTAAAACGAGGAGGTTCTACCGAGGATATTGCAAATGCATGTTTGTATTTTGCATCTGACCTTTCTAGTTATGTAACAGGTCAAGTACTTAATGTTGATGGTGGTATGCTTACCTAA
- the lpxD gene encoding UDP-3-O-(3-hydroxymyristoyl)glucosamine N-acyltransferase: protein MKFTAGQIAGILEGEVHGNPEIAVHKLAKIEEGEEGSLTFLANPKYTSFIYKTKASVTIVNKSFVPEQDLNTTLIKVEDAYKSFSKLLEYYNQVKNNKVGIEEPIFKSDNVTYGSDVYIGAFAYLGNNVVLGDNVKIYPNAYIGDNVKIGNNVIIFAGVKVYSETIIGNNCVINSGVVLGADGFGFAPNENGEFIKVPQTGNVILEDNVDIGAGTTIDRATLGSTILRKGVKLDNQIQIAHNVEIGEHTVIAAQTGIAGSTKIGKHCMIGGQVGIVGHIVIGDNVKIQAQSGIGRNVKDNEVLQGSPALNYGDFNKSYVHFKNLSKIISRIDTLEKKD, encoded by the coding sequence ATGAAATTTACAGCAGGTCAGATTGCAGGTATCTTAGAAGGAGAAGTACATGGAAATCCAGAAATAGCCGTACATAAACTTGCTAAAATAGAGGAAGGTGAAGAAGGTTCCCTTACTTTTTTAGCCAATCCTAAGTATACTTCATTCATTTATAAAACAAAAGCATCGGTAACGATAGTGAATAAAAGTTTTGTTCCTGAACAAGATTTGAACACTACATTGATTAAGGTAGAAGATGCTTACAAGTCATTTTCCAAGTTGTTGGAATACTACAATCAGGTTAAAAATAATAAGGTGGGTATTGAAGAGCCTATTTTTAAATCTGATAATGTTACTTATGGATCAGATGTATATATAGGTGCATTTGCATATTTAGGAAATAATGTGGTGTTGGGTGATAATGTGAAAATTTATCCAAATGCTTATATAGGTGATAACGTAAAGATTGGGAACAACGTTATCATTTTCGCTGGAGTAAAGGTGTATTCAGAAACTATAATTGGAAACAATTGCGTAATAAATAGTGGCGTAGTTTTGGGTGCAGACGGATTTGGTTTTGCTCCAAACGAAAACGGCGAGTTTATTAAAGTGCCACAGACCGGAAATGTAATCTTGGAGGATAACGTTGATATTGGCGCAGGTACCACCATAGATAGAGCTACATTAGGCTCTACCATTTTAAGAAAAGGGGTTAAGCTAGATAATCAAATACAAATAGCGCATAACGTTGAAATTGGAGAGCATACCGTAATTGCCGCTCAAACAGGCATTGCTGGCTCTACAAAAATTGGCAAACATTGTATGATTGGCGGACAGGTAGGTATCGTTGGTCATATTGTCATTGGCGACAATGTAAAAATACAGGCACAATCTGGTATCGGTAGAAATGTGAAAGACAATGAAGTTTTGCAAGGTTCACCAGCACTAAACTATGGTGATTTCAACAAATCATATGTTCATTTTAAGAATTTATCAAAAATAATAAGTAGAATCGACACCTTAGAAAAGAAAGATTGA
- the sucD gene encoding succinate--CoA ligase subunit alpha: MSVLVNKDSKIIVQGFTGSEGTFHAGQMIEYGTNIVGGVTPGKGGQEHLGKPVFNTVTEAVEKVGADTTIIFVPPAFAADAIMEAAEAGIKVIITITEGIPVADMVKVANYIKNKECRLIGPNCPGVITPGEAKVGIMPGFVFKEGNVGIVSKSGTLTYEAADQVVRQGLGITTAIGIGGDPIIGTTTKEAVELLINDPATECVVMIGEIGGQLEADAAQWYKASGSKKPVVGFIAGETAPAGRTMGHAGAIVGGSDDTAQAKKRIMRECGIHVVDSPAEIGLKVKEVMG; the protein is encoded by the coding sequence ATGAGCGTATTAGTAAATAAGGATTCCAAAATAATCGTACAAGGTTTCACCGGTAGTGAAGGTACTTTCCATGCAGGACAGATGATTGAGTACGGTACTAATATCGTAGGTGGTGTTACACCAGGTAAAGGTGGACAAGAGCATTTGGGAAAACCCGTTTTCAATACGGTTACCGAAGCTGTTGAAAAGGTAGGCGCGGATACTACTATAATTTTCGTTCCGCCAGCATTTGCTGCAGATGCTATAATGGAAGCTGCTGAAGCTGGTATTAAAGTTATTATTACAATTACAGAAGGTATTCCTGTTGCCGATATGGTGAAGGTAGCCAACTATATTAAAAATAAAGAATGTCGCTTGATCGGACCTAACTGTCCGGGTGTAATAACACCAGGTGAGGCAAAAGTTGGTATTATGCCAGGTTTTGTATTTAAAGAAGGTAATGTAGGTATTGTTTCCAAATCAGGAACTTTAACTTACGAAGCTGCTGACCAGGTGGTTCGCCAAGGTTTAGGAATTACTACTGCTATTGGTATTGGTGGTGATCCAATTATTGGAACTACTACTAAAGAAGCAGTTGAGTTATTGATCAATGATCCTGCTACAGAGTGTGTGGTAATGATCGGTGAGATTGGCGGACAATTAGAGGCTGATGCTGCACAGTGGTATAAAGCTAGTGGAAGTAAAAAACCAGTTGTTGGATTTATTGCAGGTGAAACTGCTCCGGCCGGTAGAACAATGGGTCATGCTGGTGCTATTGTTGGTGGTAGTGATGATACTGCCCAAGCCAAGAAAAGAATTATGAGAGAATGTGGAATTCACGTTGTAGATTCTCCAGCTGAAATTGGCTTAAAAGTTAAAGAAGTAATGGGATAA
- the porX gene encoding T9SS response regulator signal transducer PorX, whose protein sequence is MNKIKILWVDDEIDLLKPHIIFLESKNYSVITCQSGQEALEELAQTRVDIVFLDENMPGISGLETLSEIKTINNSLPVVMITKSEEEFIMEEAIGSKIADYLIKPVNPNQILLSLKKNLDHSRLVSEKTTSNYQQEFRKIAMDLSMVSTYQEWSDLYKKLIYWELQLEEIEDSGMFEILESQKTEANQQFGKFVDRNYEDWFTDTNAPVMSHTLFKKWIAPEIKDQKTLLIVVDNLRYDQWYAFEDTVNSFYKKKKEDSYYSILPTATQYARNAIFSGLTPLDMEKKYPEWWKNDTDEGGKNLFEDKFLDAQLKRLGLDLKWEYHKISSLKQGKHLSQNFKGQKDNDLTVIVYNFVDMLSHSKTEMEVIKELASNDKSYRSLTTSWFKNSPMLEIIQQAQTLGMKLIITTDHGTINVKTPSKVVGDRDTSLNLRYKTGRSLTYEKSEVLAAKDPKTINLPSINMSSSFIFAKNDYFFAYPNNYNHYVSYYRNTYQHGGVSLEEMIIPFVVLEPK, encoded by the coding sequence ATGAATAAAATAAAAATATTGTGGGTAGATGATGAAATAGATCTACTTAAACCACACATCATCTTTTTAGAATCTAAAAATTATAGTGTAATCACCTGTCAAAGTGGACAAGAGGCCCTAGAAGAACTTGCACAAACTAGAGTAGATATAGTTTTTCTTGATGAAAACATGCCAGGCATCTCCGGTTTGGAAACATTATCAGAAATTAAAACAATAAACAATTCTTTACCTGTGGTCATGATCACCAAAAGTGAAGAGGAGTTTATAATGGAAGAAGCCATAGGTTCTAAAATTGCAGATTACCTTATTAAACCTGTAAACCCCAATCAAATTTTATTATCCCTTAAAAAGAATTTAGACCACTCTAGATTGGTTTCTGAAAAAACCACTAGTAACTATCAACAGGAATTTAGAAAAATAGCCATGGATCTATCCATGGTCAGCACTTATCAAGAATGGTCCGACCTTTATAAAAAGCTAATTTATTGGGAACTTCAATTAGAAGAAATTGAAGACAGTGGTATGTTCGAAATCTTGGAATCCCAAAAAACCGAAGCCAATCAACAGTTTGGTAAATTTGTAGACCGCAATTATGAGGATTGGTTTACAGATACGAACGCACCTGTAATGTCTCACACCTTATTCAAGAAATGGATCGCCCCCGAGATAAAAGATCAAAAAACATTATTGATCGTAGTAGATAATTTACGATACGATCAATGGTATGCTTTTGAAGATACGGTCAACTCTTTTTACAAAAAGAAAAAAGAAGATTCCTACTATAGTATTCTACCTACTGCAACGCAGTATGCTAGAAATGCGATATTTTCTGGGTTAACACCGTTAGATATGGAAAAGAAATATCCGGAATGGTGGAAAAACGATACCGATGAAGGCGGAAAAAACCTTTTTGAAGACAAATTCTTAGATGCTCAACTAAAGAGACTTGGACTTGATTTAAAATGGGAGTACCATAAGATTAGTAGTTTAAAACAAGGCAAACATTTAAGTCAGAATTTTAAGGGGCAGAAGGATAATGATTTGACCGTAATTGTGTACAACTTTGTGGATATGCTTTCTCATTCTAAAACAGAAATGGAAGTTATAAAAGAATTGGCTTCCAATGATAAATCTTACCGTTCATTAACAACCAGTTGGTTTAAGAATTCTCCCATGTTAGAAATTATACAGCAAGCGCAGACCTTGGGAATGAAATTGATTATTACCACGGATCATGGCACCATCAATGTAAAAACTCCTTCCAAAGTTGTTGGCGATAGGGACACAAGCCTGAATTTACGCTATAAAACCGGCAGAAGTCTTACGTATGAAAAAAGTGAGGTTTTAGCAGCCAAAGACCCAAAAACCATTAATTTGCCAAGTATAAATATGAGCAGTTCTTTCATATTTGCTAAAAATGATTATTTCTTTGCCTACCCCAATAATTACAATCACTATGTAAGTTATTATAGAAACACCTATCAACATGGCGGAGTTTCTTTAGAAGAAATGATTATTCCTTTTGTAGTTTTGGAACCTAAATAG
- a CDS encoding bifunctional UDP-3-O-[3-hydroxymyristoyl] N-acetylglucosamine deacetylase/3-hydroxyacyl-ACP dehydratase, whose amino-acid sequence MSTTTIKQTTIGKEVSLTGVGLHTGSDVTIKFVPADKNHGYAFKRVDLEGTPIIPADANLVNNTQRGTNLEKNGVKIQTSEHVLAALVGLEIDNVLIELNAAEPPIMDGSSKFFVEALEKAGIVEQDAYREEYVVKEVISYRDEKTGSEITIIPSDTYQVTTMVDFGTKVLGTQNATLENISDFKKEIADARTFSFLHELEALLENGLIKGGDLNNAIVYVDKEISEETMKKLEKAFNKKKLSVKANGILDNLTLHQPNEAARHKLLDVIGDLALAGTRIRGKVIANKPGHYVNTQFAKKIAQIIKLEKRNNVPKYDLSLPPLMDIHQIMDMLPHRPPFLLIDRILELSDQHVVGMKNVTMNEPFFVGHFPGAPVMPGVLQVEAMAQTGGILVLSTVPDPENYLTLFMKIDKVKFKRQVLPGDTLIFHCSLITPIRRGICHMQAYAYANDKLVSEAEMMAQIVKRT is encoded by the coding sequence ATGAGCACAACAACTATTAAACAAACAACAATTGGTAAAGAGGTAAGTCTTACGGGAGTAGGTTTACATACCGGTAGTGATGTAACCATTAAATTTGTACCCGCAGATAAAAATCACGGATACGCTTTTAAAAGAGTCGATTTGGAAGGTACTCCTATAATACCTGCAGATGCCAATTTGGTGAACAATACACAAAGAGGTACTAACTTAGAAAAGAATGGTGTTAAAATTCAGACTTCTGAGCACGTTTTGGCTGCTTTGGTAGGTTTGGAAATTGACAATGTTCTTATAGAGCTTAATGCTGCGGAGCCTCCGATTATGGATGGTTCTTCCAAGTTTTTTGTAGAAGCATTGGAAAAAGCTGGTATTGTTGAGCAAGATGCCTATAGAGAGGAGTACGTAGTTAAGGAAGTTATTTCATATAGAGACGAAAAAACGGGTAGTGAAATTACCATAATTCCTAGTGACACCTACCAAGTAACTACTATGGTGGATTTTGGCACTAAGGTCTTGGGTACCCAAAATGCAACATTAGAAAATATTTCCGATTTCAAAAAAGAAATTGCCGATGCTAGAACTTTTAGTTTTCTACATGAATTAGAGGCTTTACTTGAAAACGGACTTATTAAAGGTGGTGATTTAAATAATGCCATTGTTTATGTGGATAAGGAGATTTCGGAGGAAACAATGAAAAAGCTTGAAAAAGCTTTTAATAAAAAGAAACTTTCCGTTAAGGCAAATGGTATTCTTGACAACTTGACCTTGCATCAGCCAAACGAGGCAGCTCGTCATAAATTATTGGATGTTATTGGTGATTTAGCCTTGGCAGGTACCAGAATTAGAGGTAAGGTTATTGCAAATAAGCCTGGGCACTATGTAAATACTCAATTTGCTAAAAAAATTGCTCAAATAATAAAATTGGAGAAACGTAACAACGTACCTAAGTACGATCTAAGTTTACCTCCATTGATGGATATTCATCAAATAATGGATATGTTACCGCATAGACCGCCATTCTTGTTGATCGATCGTATTTTAGAGCTTTCCGATCAACATGTTGTAGGTATGAAAAACGTTACCATGAACGAGCCGTTTTTTGTAGGTCATTTTCCTGGAGCACCTGTAATGCCTGGTGTGTTGCAAGTAGAGGCAATGGCACAAACTGGTGGTATTTTGGTTCTAAGTACAGTGCCTGATCCAGAAAACTACTTAACACTTTTCATGAAAATTGACAAAGTTAAATTTAAAAGACAAGTGCTACCTGGAGATACATTAATATTCCATTGTAGTCTAATTACCCCGATAAGAAGGGGAATCTGCCATATGCAGGCTTATGCTTACGCTAATGATAAGTTGGTTAGTGAAGCGGAGATGATGGCTCAAATTGTAAAAAGAACATAG
- the efp gene encoding elongation factor P, whose protein sequence is MASTSDIRKGLCIRYNNDIYKIIEFLHVKPGKGPAFVRTKLKSVSTGKVLDNTFSAGHKIEDVRVETRSYQYLYPEGETYHFMNTDDYNQITLQESSLDAPGLLKEGEIVKIMFNTEDSMPLSVDMPASVVLEVTYTEPGVKGNTATNATKPATVETGAEVNVPLFINEGDKVKIDTSTGSYMERVKE, encoded by the coding sequence ATGGCATCTACATCAGATATACGAAAAGGACTATGCATAAGATATAATAACGATATCTATAAAATAATTGAATTTTTACATGTAAAACCAGGTAAAGGTCCTGCTTTTGTACGTACTAAATTAAAAAGTGTTTCTACAGGCAAAGTATTGGATAATACATTTTCTGCAGGTCATAAAATAGAAGATGTTCGTGTAGAAACACGTTCTTATCAATATTTATATCCAGAAGGTGAAACGTATCACTTCATGAATACTGATGATTACAATCAAATTACACTTCAAGAAAGCTCTTTAGATGCTCCTGGTCTTTTAAAAGAAGGAGAAATTGTAAAGATCATGTTCAATACAGAGGACAGCATGCCTTTATCTGTTGATATGCCGGCAAGTGTTGTTCTTGAGGTTACGTATACTGAACCTGGAGTTAAAGGTAATACAGCTACCAATGCTACAAAACCTGCAACGGTTGAAACTGGAGCGGAAGTGAATGTGCCACTTTTTATTAATGAAGGTGATAAGGTTAAAATAGATACTTCTACAGGTTCTTACATGGAACGTGTAAAGGAATAA
- the lpxA gene encoding acyl-ACP--UDP-N-acetylglucosamine O-acyltransferase, with translation MNQPLAYIHPGAKIAKNVVVEPFTTIHNNVTIGDGTWIGSNVTIMEGARIGKNCNIFPGAVISASPQDLKYEGEDTTVVIGDNTTIRECATIHKGTSDRMKTVIGKNCLIMAYCHVAHDCLVGDNCIFSNNSTLAGHVTIGDNVILAGLVAVHQFVSVGQHAFVTGGSLVRKDVPPYVKAAREPLSYVGINSVGLRRRGFISEKIREIQNIYRILYQKNYNNTQAVQIIEAEMEATPERDEILQFIRDSQRGIMKGYFSNN, from the coding sequence ATGAATCAACCTTTAGCCTATATTCATCCGGGAGCTAAAATTGCAAAGAATGTAGTTGTAGAGCCATTTACTACAATTCACAATAATGTTACTATTGGAGATGGTACCTGGATCGGGTCTAATGTAACTATCATGGAAGGTGCACGTATTGGGAAAAACTGTAATATTTTTCCTGGTGCGGTTATTTCCGCTTCTCCACAAGATTTAAAATACGAAGGGGAAGATACCACGGTAGTTATTGGTGATAATACTACCATTAGGGAGTGTGCCACTATACATAAGGGTACTTCAGACAGAATGAAAACGGTAATCGGCAAAAATTGTTTGATAATGGCGTATTGCCACGTTGCCCATGACTGTTTGGTGGGTGATAATTGTATTTTTTCTAATAATTCCACACTAGCGGGACACGTTACAATTGGTGATAATGTAATTTTGGCTGGTTTGGTTGCCGTGCATCAATTTGTATCGGTTGGTCAACATGCCTTTGTTACCGGAGGATCCTTGGTTAGAAAAGATGTGCCACCTTATGTGAAAGCGGCGAGAGAGCCTCTTTCATACGTAGGAATCAATTCTGTTGGTTTGAGAAGAAGAGGTTTCATCTCGGAAAAAATTAGGGAAATACAGAATATCTACCGTATACTTTATCAAAAAAACTACAACAATACCCAAGCGGTACAAATTATAGAAGCTGAAATGGAGGCCACTCCAGAAAGAGATGAGATATTGCAGTTTATTCGTGATTCTCAGCGTGGTATCATGAAAGGTTATTTCAGCAATAATTAA
- a CDS encoding prohibitin family protein, whose translation MDKLPKIALPAIFVLIVLVIMFSKSTVTIGSGEAGVLYKTFGDGVVTDEPPLGEGFHIVAPWNKVFIYEVRQQEVLEKMNVLSSNGLDIKLEASAWFEPIRNDLGKLHQEKGEDYIQRVLLPTIRSAARSVVGRYTPEQLYSSKRDAIQQEIFDETKKIVEGEYIQLNEILVRDVTLPPTIKEAIERKLRQEQESLEYEFRLVTARKEAEKVTIEAQGKADANKILSASLTDKILQDKGIDATLKLSESPNTKVIVVGGGESGLPLILGNN comes from the coding sequence ATGGATAAATTACCTAAAATTGCATTACCTGCAATATTTGTTTTAATAGTACTAGTAATAATGTTTTCTAAATCTACGGTCACCATTGGTTCTGGTGAAGCTGGCGTATTGTATAAAACATTTGGAGATGGTGTAGTTACAGATGAACCGCCTTTAGGTGAAGGATTTCATATTGTTGCTCCATGGAATAAAGTTTTTATTTATGAAGTTAGACAGCAAGAAGTTTTAGAAAAAATGAATGTGCTTTCTAGTAACGGACTGGATATAAAATTAGAAGCTTCCGCTTGGTTTGAGCCTATTAGAAATGATTTGGGCAAGTTGCATCAAGAAAAAGGAGAAGACTATATTCAACGTGTTTTGTTGCCTACCATAAGATCGGCAGCAAGATCTGTAGTTGGGCGTTATACGCCGGAGCAATTATATTCAAGTAAAAGAGATGCTATTCAACAAGAGATTTTTGATGAGACCAAAAAAATTGTTGAGGGAGAATATATTCAATTAAACGAAATCTTGGTGCGTGATGTAACCTTACCACCAACAATTAAAGAGGCTATTGAAAGAAAGTTACGGCAAGAACAGGAGTCATTGGAATATGAGTTTCGTTTAGTGACCGCTAGAAAAGAAGCTGAAAAAGTAACGATTGAGGCGCAAGGTAAAGCCGATGCCAATAAAATTTTAAGTGCATCCTTGACTGATAAAATTTTACAGGACAAAGGTATTGATGCAACGCTAAAGCTTTCTGAATCTCCCAATACCAAGGTGATTGTAGTTGGTGGTGGTGAATCTGGTCTTCCTTTAATTTTAGGTAATAACTAA
- a CDS encoding HD domain-containing protein produces MKTSNKLKIFNDPIYGFIRIPNALIFDLIADPYFQRLRRISQMGLSYLVYPGAHHTRFHHALGCMYLMQKSIQVLRFKGVEISTSEEDGLLCAILLHDIGHGPFSHAMEHSIVEGVSHEFISLQFMQELNERFNGSLTEAISIFTGNHEKKFLNQLVSSQLDMDRLDYLKRDSFYTGVAEGNTNAERLITMLNVVNGSLVIEEKGIYSVEKFLMARRFMYWQVYLHKTAVVAERLLISILKRARFLIEKGETLNSSTPLHYFLTHHIDINNFNGDTLLKFAKLDDIDILAALKDWQYSNDFVLSSLCAMIINRKLLHIKVKKEPISETKFLMQLNKVKAEYNITDEEASYFVFKGELRNKAYDRQHQTINILRKNGKITDVAKLSDHLNLNALSKTVTKYYMCYPKEGV; encoded by the coding sequence TTGAAGACATCAAACAAATTGAAAATCTTTAATGATCCAATTTACGGATTTATTAGAATTCCCAATGCCCTAATATTTGACCTTATTGCCGATCCCTATTTTCAAAGGTTGAGAAGAATTTCACAAATGGGGTTGTCCTATTTAGTTTATCCGGGGGCACACCATACTAGATTCCATCATGCATTGGGTTGTATGTATTTAATGCAGAAGTCTATACAAGTGCTTCGTTTCAAAGGAGTTGAGATTTCTACAAGTGAAGAAGACGGACTTTTATGTGCCATTCTTTTACATGATATTGGTCACGGACCTTTTTCACATGCCATGGAACATAGCATTGTTGAAGGTGTTAGCCACGAGTTTATTTCACTTCAATTCATGCAAGAACTCAACGAACGATTTAACGGAAGTTTAACGGAGGCCATTTCTATCTTTACTGGAAATCATGAAAAAAAATTCTTGAACCAGCTAGTGTCTAGTCAATTAGATATGGACCGTTTAGATTATTTAAAAAGAGATAGCTTTTATACTGGTGTAGCGGAAGGTAATACCAATGCTGAACGTTTAATTACCATGTTGAATGTAGTGAACGGTAGCTTGGTCATTGAAGAAAAGGGTATCTATTCGGTTGAAAAATTCTTAATGGCACGTAGGTTCATGTACTGGCAAGTTTATCTTCATAAAACAGCAGTGGTGGCAGAACGATTACTTATCAGTATACTTAAAAGGGCACGTTTTCTAATTGAAAAAGGTGAAACATTGAATTCTAGTACTCCCTTACATTACTTTTTAACCCATCATATAGACATCAATAACTTTAATGGTGATACCTTATTAAAGTTTGCCAAGTTAGATGATATAGACATACTTGCAGCATTAAAAGATTGGCAATATTCTAATGATTTTGTTTTAAGTTCATTGTGTGCAATGATCATTAATAGAAAACTACTTCATATAAAGGTGAAAAAGGAACCTATTAGCGAAACTAAATTTTTAATGCAATTAAATAAGGTAAAAGCCGAGTATAATATTACGGATGAAGAGGCTTCGTATTTTGTGTTTAAGGGCGAGTTGAGAAATAAAGCTTACGATAGGCAACATCAGACTATCAACATTTTAAGGAAAAATGGAAAAATAACCGATGTCGCCAAATTGTCTGATCACCTAAATTTAAATGCACTTTCAAAAACGGTAACCAAATATTATATGTGTTATCCTAAAGAAGGGGTTTAA